The stretch of DNA TGTGCCATCCGGAAACAATTGTATCGGGTTTAAAAGTTTCAAGTACTGAGATAGAACTCTTTCGTAGTTCCTATTACTAACAACGTAAGGTTAGTGTCGTAGTGTGGGTCAAACCTACTGttagacataatatttattacaaacactCTGATTAATCGACGTGGCCTATGCTCAGCATTGAAACCGTATATAATACTGACCCGATATTAATACATGATGCCACATGACCGCCTAGTGTGTACAAACCCTTACTGGTATACATATTAGGATCAACATCAGATCCTTCCCCTGTTATCGTCTCAAAAtccatatttaattactaaaatataggcgaaaataattaaatcctaTAAGTATTCCACCATCACTTATATTTGAAAACTCAGTCAGTTCGGTACGAGAGGTCCATTCgcggccattttaaataaacaatcccaaaCCCTTTTTGAATCCATTGCAACAATTGGCGAGTCAGAAAAACATTTCTTTGACATGCATGCAAGACTTATCTGGATTGGTATTTCGCGATCGGATCAAAGATTAAAATTGAGATCGTTTTTAAAAACGGCGGTAAGTGATCAACTCGAGATATTAGGCTAAAATCGTTAAGTAAGTCAAGTTGGTTCTGTGTGCTATAATTAAGATGACAATTCggtatatatttaaagttaatgcctaatattaaaatatttaaacttcacAGACAAATTATACCAATTAATACAACATATAATACAGTGTGACACAACTAATTTAACGACTTTAGTAAACAATACCAAAAATGTCGACTTACCTACTCAGTGCAAAAACCAACCTTATCACGTCGTACCGAACGACTTAATTCACATAAAACCCGTTCCGTCACGGCCATTTTCACGCATACTCTATGCAAACTATACCGCGACCGAATCACCAAGAATGCACGTtcgtaaataacattaaaaataaaaactctgtGCGTTAAAGTGCACGGATACACAAATActgcaaaatatataaacaagcgataaaaatataatgtaataaaatctaaCTACGGAATCGTGAGatacaaaaaattaagttttccgatgtaataaaaataatgcacttGTCTTTAAAGCTGGCTATTGTAggaacaaagaaaatattgtctATGAACATTCTGTATGAGTTATGCAACGTCTTCCGCAACAGGGGACCGCAACCAACGTGCACTCACCAACTAAAATGACAAACGTAAGTAAAACAATCTACGCACGAGACGCTTATTGCCATGTCGTGTTGCTAGCAACGTTTGTGTTCTGTTGCGTGAACGTGCTCGGGAACTGGCCTAAACTCAAACCGCCGAACTGTTGCTGCAACTGTTGCGCCTGTTGTTGCTGATTGAAGAACTGGTTGTTGGCGAACTGTTGCTGCATCGGTTGCTGTAACGGTTGCTGCAACGGCGCCGTAAACGGTTGCTGGAATTGCTGCGGGAACTGATTGTACTGTTGCATGCCGTTTTGTACAGGTATATTGTTATAGCTCGGGGCGGGGAATCCACTGAACTGATAGGTTACAGGTTGCGGTTGGAATTGGTTGCCTAAAGGTGGTGTTTGACTGTACAGTGCTAATATACTGTCTTTAGTGAGCTTCGACTTTTCCTTCTCCGTGGGGGCGGCTTGTTTAAAGAAGTTCTCTTCCTCAGTCTTGAGATCTGACTTAGATTCCTCTGGTTTGGTGACCTCAGCAGGCTTTTCTTGGGGTGCTGAGAAGAAACTGGAGAAAATGTCGTCGTTATTGGCGGGTTTGGTTTCAGGTTTTGATGTTTCCAATCCTAGAAGATCAGCGGAGCCATTTGAAGTCTTGCTCGCTTCTGGTTGGGCAGTGGGTGGAGTACTTCTGCCCAATTTGGGACTTACAGACGACTTCGGCTTTGGCAAGCTCGGTATCACGTCAGACTTCTGCAAAGGCAAATAATTAGAAttacttcaaaaataaatatcataaaaaatttaaaaaaaaaatttcatactacaatcaaacaatattattttctagatGTATGtacctcatatttttttattatacaaaaaggtTCTAGGCTCTTATGAATCAAGTAACGCTAGCCTAGGAGTTACGGAAGCTTTCTATAGTGGCTGTTCTGTAGGAACCtaattttttatgcaaatatcaCAAGTCTCAGGGTTTagtttaggtattaatatagACTGCCTGTATATACTCACGTTATATTTCTTATCGCTGGCGGCGGGCGTGGGCAGCGGCCCTAAGCTCGACGTGGTGGTCTTCTTTTTCCTCTTCAGTCTCTCAATTTCCTCGTCTATTTCTTTATCCctacaaatatttcttttttataattttttttgttcgagTTAACGAATAAATAGCATGTGCTGCAAGTTTATATCCAAATGATTGTTTGGAGTAAGACCTTaatttttacaacatattaaatcATGACATTATTTGTCTAATGCTTGAACAGGTAATTTGAATAGCAGGAAAATTATGTCCTATAACCTAAAATAAACTGTATATCTGTGAATCGAAATGAGGATTACATCATGTGAAACAtcaaaatgacaataaataaacagcACTGCATCAGGGAAAATTTAACTTgcaaaaacaacatttatttatttatttatacatatattataacaccataacagttataCCAACATAGCCAATATGTTGGTATgactgcctacccctgacaaaACTGCGTGATGCTATAATATACTAACCAATTAACTTTGGGAAGGGGCGGCGGCACCCACTCCTTGGCGATGTATTTCTTCTGCTCGTACTTGGCGCGAATGAACGCCTCCAGCGAGGAATCGTTCTGCGGCCTTCGGAACGAGTCGGGTAAGTTCGCTTCGTAGACTGCGCGGGCGCGCGAGTTACCCATCTGTTGGAGGGATACCTGAAGAGAACGGTAAGAGTATTAtatagtatactagcttttgctcgcggctccgcccgcgttataaagtttttcaggctaaagttttccattataaaagtagtagtttcccgggagcctatgttcttcccagggttacaaactgtctccataccaaatttcatcttaatacgttgggtagtttttgagtttaagacgttcaggcagacggatgcagcgggggactttgttttataataattttttttagaactttttaagaggaacaatcccgtcatacatcattgttgcataactttcaCCGTTTTGTTTACGCAaggcacgcaacggaagctctcaaaactaataaattgtccccgtatttgcaacatgtttcattactgctccgctcctattggtcatagcgtgatgatatacagcctatagcaccccataaataaagggctatccaacacaaaaagaatttttcagttcaaactggtagttcctgagattagccattactgctccgctcctattggtgatagcgtgatgatatataacttagagcactccacaaacaaagggctattcaacacaaaaatattatttcttttgggaccggtagttcctgagtttagccattactgctccgctcctattgggtatagcgtgatgatatatagcccatagcactccacaaacaaagggctatccaacacaaaaataatttttcagttcgaaccggtagttcctgagataagacaatactgctccgctcctattgggtatagcgtgatgatatatagcctatagcactccacgaacaaagggctatccaacgcaaaaagaatttttcagtttggaccggtagttcctgagataagacattactgctccgctcctattggctatagcgtgatgatatatagcctatagcactccacgaacaaagggctatccaacgcaaaaagaatttttcagtttggaccggtagttcctgagattagcgcgttcaaacaaacaaacaaacaaacaaacaaacaaacaaacaaacaaacaaacaaactcttcagctttatataatagtatagattatgtatAGGCCAAATGTAAGACATGGAAATAGAACTAGTGTTCGAATTTGATTGCagtttattataatgtt from Manduca sexta isolate Smith_Timp_Sample1 chromosome 4, JHU_Msex_v1.0, whole genome shotgun sequence encodes:
- the LOC115442997 gene encoding stromal membrane-associated protein 1 gives rise to the protein MASKSEKDRAKQIQERCQNILMQMLKDEDNKYCVDCDAKGPRWASWNLGIFLCIRCAGIHRNLGVHISKVKSVNLDSWTPEQVVSLQQMGNSRARAVYEANLPDSFRRPQNDSSLEAFIRAKYEQKKYIAKEWVPPPLPKVNWDKEIDEEIERLKRKKKTTTSSLGPLPTPAASDKKYNKSDVIPSLPKPKSSVSPKLGRSTPPTAQPEASKTSNGSADLLGLETSKPETKPANNDDIFSSFFSAPQEKPAEVTKPEESKSDLKTEEENFFKQAAPTEKEKSKLTKDSILALYSQTPPLGNQFQPQPVTYQFSGFPAPSYNNIPVQNGMQQYNQFPQQFQQPFTAPLQQPLQQPMQQQFANNQFFNQQQQAQQLQQQFGGLSLGQFPSTFTQQNTNVASNTTWQ